The following are encoded together in the Capsulimonas corticalis genome:
- a CDS encoding sialidase family protein has protein sequence MPTPTIPRVGYTDVATIPLLRIFAQGVGAPPTGFSGVVGWEFNSDSYYSRRNFYKNKLIAGAYQTSAGAFTVDFVAFTGTLNSAGYSETATMRVTTTGVNALHEFYEWGNRNEFSAFGIDVLQNQIDNPSLFTYYFTDTTGVLRWIAWRVFFIVSHDWGIASGYPIPSPLNCVVGREVFLLVTLADWATTAWYNSWIGFRLYDQSISGDEIPNGLASMDVGGFSGNGSYSNDPQFFTIPFRPLRAGSYTVYLCSNGFGALNVAPIAFDVNVAPAPSTSSPPRSGEWHYRINAQIAMPSGGGAPRLYLSIARMYNAVNAGTFVATSSAVRVCASLDFGETFRAGVDIGTEAADGSALGDGRAYHQSVSGNSLGAHTFAVLPSGRLYVNGQSGAPINGMWRAARISDDDGKTWRNATMLNGAQDDRATVLTPAVGATPVWVSRGAYAGSHGAGGRTGGGWMMMGLSDRIDRNCGRSRVSYDGGDTWQVDETMHGVNYRGPAIPLNFQNEPQLPVVSHIRGISTDGGFTSLDDYRKDRKAIGVVFPGNPDDDHRFTRALVTADTDVTYNVGSGSGGFGSYYNNLYISRGADFKTTQTIRLKYSPLGDGTGLLDMQLSASLWTTGFAWGGRIVIVGVDIHQQDLIRVYVSDNGGEWFRETCRSADCGATWKKTTEE, from the coding sequence ATGCCAACTCCCACCATACCACGGGTCGGATACACGGACGTCGCGACGATCCCGCTGCTGCGCATCTTCGCCCAGGGCGTGGGAGCGCCGCCGACTGGGTTCTCGGGCGTCGTCGGCTGGGAGTTCAACAGCGATTCGTATTATTCGCGCCGCAACTTCTACAAGAATAAGCTGATCGCCGGGGCTTACCAGACCAGCGCCGGCGCGTTTACCGTGGACTTCGTCGCCTTCACCGGGACACTGAACTCCGCCGGCTACTCCGAGACTGCAACGATGCGGGTAACGACGACGGGTGTCAATGCGCTCCATGAGTTTTACGAGTGGGGCAATCGCAACGAATTCTCCGCGTTTGGGATTGATGTCCTTCAAAACCAAATCGACAACCCCAGTCTGTTTACCTATTATTTTACGGACACGACGGGCGTCCTGCGGTGGATCGCATGGCGCGTGTTTTTTATTGTCTCGCACGACTGGGGCATTGCGTCGGGCTATCCAATTCCGAGCCCTCTGAACTGCGTGGTTGGGCGTGAGGTTTTCCTGCTCGTGACACTCGCCGATTGGGCGACAACCGCTTGGTACAATTCATGGATCGGTTTTCGTCTCTACGATCAATCAATCTCAGGCGATGAAATTCCAAACGGTCTGGCGAGCATGGACGTTGGCGGTTTTTCTGGAAATGGGAGTTACTCGAATGATCCTCAGTTTTTCACGATCCCATTTCGTCCACTGCGCGCCGGCAGTTATACCGTCTATCTCTGCTCCAACGGTTTTGGAGCGCTGAACGTCGCGCCCATCGCCTTCGACGTGAACGTCGCGCCGGCTCCGTCCACGAGTTCGCCGCCGAGGTCTGGAGAGTGGCATTACCGGATCAACGCGCAGATCGCCATGCCCAGCGGTGGCGGAGCTCCCAGGCTTTATTTGTCGATCGCGCGGATGTATAACGCGGTCAATGCCGGTACGTTCGTGGCGACCTCTTCGGCGGTGCGCGTCTGCGCTTCGCTCGATTTCGGCGAGACCTTTCGCGCCGGCGTCGATATCGGCACGGAGGCGGCGGACGGCAGCGCGCTCGGCGATGGGCGGGCCTATCATCAGAGCGTCTCCGGGAATTCGCTCGGCGCCCATACCTTTGCCGTGTTGCCCTCGGGCCGTCTCTATGTCAACGGTCAATCGGGAGCGCCGATCAACGGAATGTGGCGGGCGGCGCGGATCAGCGACGACGACGGCAAGACCTGGCGAAACGCGACGATGCTGAACGGCGCGCAGGACGACCGCGCGACGGTTCTGACGCCGGCCGTGGGCGCAACGCCTGTTTGGGTAAGCCGGGGCGCCTACGCCGGCAGTCACGGCGCCGGCGGCCGCACGGGCGGCGGCTGGATGATGATGGGGCTCTCAGACCGGATCGATCGCAACTGCGGCCGCAGCCGCGTCTCCTACGATGGCGGCGATACTTGGCAGGTCGATGAGACCATGCACGGCGTCAATTACCGAGGTCCGGCGATCCCGTTGAATTTCCAGAACGAGCCGCAGCTTCCAGTGGTCAGTCACATCCGTGGGATTTCCACCGATGGCGGGTTTACCAGTCTCGACGACTACCGAAAAGATCGCAAAGCGATTGGCGTGGTTTTTCCGGGGAACCCAGATGACGATCATCGTTTCACGCGCGCGCTCGTGACCGCCGACACGGACGTGACGTACAACGTCGGAAGTGGGTCCGGCGGCTTCGGAAGCTACTACAACAACCTCTACATCTCACGCGGCGCGGATTTCAAGACGACGCAGACGATCCGCTTGAAGTACTCGCCGCTGGGCGATGGAACCGGTCTTCTCGACATGCAGCTGAGCGCCAGCCTGTGGACCACGGGTTTCGCCTGGGGCGGGCGCATCGTCATCGTGGGCGTCGATATCCACCAGCAGGACCTGATCCGCGTGTACGTTAGCGACAATGGCGGCGAGTGGTTCCGGGAGACCTGTCGGTCGGCGGATTGCGGCGCGACCTGGAAAAAGACGACCGAAGAGTAA